From Humibacter ginsenosidimutans, a single genomic window includes:
- a CDS encoding class E sortase: protein MTDRDEPAEEQDLSETLFRDVDAAAEHPEQGQRRHMRDRARKAKRSRRRVSVVGVIGELLVTAGVLVLLFIGWQTWWQSGVLAAQQNNAAAQQSKQFLDQAKDAPTPTPTPTTAADGTKTVSYGTPPVMKAPGFAQSFAVIYVPRFGADWKRTIRESVDVDAVLNSYDAGVGHYTSTAMPGGVGNFAIAAHDTGYGNTFIDVSKLQVGDAIYIQTKDGYYTYRFRNMEYIAPNAVQVLYPVPQVQGSPASERYITMTTCNPPYHAQERIAAFGVFESWQPLSAGPPKEIAAAVRSN from the coding sequence GTGACCGATCGCGACGAACCCGCTGAGGAGCAGGACCTCTCCGAGACCCTGTTCCGTGACGTGGATGCCGCGGCGGAGCATCCTGAGCAGGGGCAGCGCCGGCACATGCGCGATCGAGCCCGCAAGGCGAAGCGCTCGCGACGCAGGGTGTCCGTCGTCGGAGTGATCGGCGAGCTGCTGGTGACGGCCGGAGTGCTCGTGCTGCTTTTCATCGGGTGGCAGACCTGGTGGCAGTCCGGCGTGCTGGCGGCGCAGCAGAACAATGCGGCGGCGCAGCAGAGCAAGCAGTTCCTCGATCAGGCGAAGGATGCCCCGACTCCGACACCGACGCCGACCACGGCGGCCGACGGAACCAAGACCGTCAGCTATGGCACGCCGCCCGTCATGAAGGCGCCGGGATTCGCTCAGTCGTTCGCCGTGATCTACGTGCCCAGGTTCGGTGCGGACTGGAAGCGCACCATTCGAGAGTCCGTCGACGTCGACGCCGTGCTGAACAGCTACGACGCGGGAGTCGGTCACTACACGAGCACGGCCATGCCGGGCGGCGTCGGCAACTTCGCGATCGCGGCGCACGACACCGGGTACGGCAACACGTTCATCGACGTGTCGAAGCTTCAGGTGGGTGACGCCATCTACATCCAGACCAAGGACGGTTACTACACGTATCGGTTCCGCAACATGGAGTACATCGCGCCCAATGCGGTGCAGGTTCTCTATCCGGTGCCTCAGGTGCAGGGTTCGCCGGCATCCGAGCGATACATCACGATGACCACGTGCAATCCCCCTTATCACGCACAGGAGCGCATCGCGGCGTTCGGCGTGTTCGAGTCGTGGCAGCCCTTGAGCGCTGGGCCGCCGAAAGAGATCGCCGCTGCGGTGAGGAGCAACTGA
- a CDS encoding NUDIX hydrolase — MDIRVAAYAVIVDGSRVLLAHWNEHGRSGWTLPGGGLEPGEDPADAAVREVEEETGYLAELDELIGVHSHVIPEDQRISGNGPLQALRIIYRAHTVGGALRNELVGSTDEARWFDLGAVRSLRKVALVDIGLRFAGLLA; from the coding sequence ATGGACATCCGCGTCGCCGCCTATGCCGTCATCGTCGACGGCTCTCGAGTCTTGCTCGCACACTGGAACGAGCACGGACGCAGCGGTTGGACTCTTCCGGGTGGCGGGCTCGAGCCGGGCGAGGATCCGGCGGACGCCGCTGTGCGCGAGGTGGAAGAGGAGACCGGATATCTCGCAGAGCTCGACGAGCTGATCGGCGTGCACTCGCACGTGATCCCCGAGGATCAGCGGATCTCCGGCAATGGTCCCCTGCAGGCGCTGCGCATCATCTACCGCGCCCACACCGTCGGCGGAGCGCTGCGCAACGAGCTCGTCGGTTCCACCGACGAGGCGCGCTGGTTCGATCTCGGCGCCGTGCGTTCGCTCCGCAAGGTGGCGCTGGTGGATATCGGGCTGCGCTTCGCAGGCCTGCTCGCCTGA
- a CDS encoding DUF3566 domain-containing protein, translated as MSSVADRLAQKSSSRRTPSKQVRLRLVYIDFWSAVKLSFLVGLCLAIISIVGAFLIWMVLDQTGIFDNLNGLFKDISGTSGSDLKSILSLGTVMGFSIVVAILNLVVTTALGAVCSLLYNLSVKITGGLLVGFTNN; from the coding sequence ATGAGTAGTGTGGCGGATCGGTTGGCACAGAAATCCTCATCGCGAAGGACCCCCTCGAAGCAGGTGCGGCTTCGGCTCGTCTACATCGACTTCTGGTCGGCTGTGAAGCTCTCCTTCCTCGTCGGCCTGTGCCTCGCGATCATCTCCATCGTCGGTGCATTCCTGATCTGGATGGTGCTGGATCAGACTGGGATCTTCGACAACCTGAACGGTTTGTTCAAGGACATCTCCGGAACCAGCGGCAGTGATCTGAAGTCGATCCTCAGCCTCGGAACGGTGATGGGCTTCTCGATCGTGGTCGCCATCCTCAACCTCGTCGTCACGACGGCCCTCGGTGCGGTCTGCTCGCTGCTCTACAACCTCAGCGTGAAGATCACCGGCGGCCTCCTCGTCGGGTTCACGAACAACTGA
- a CDS encoding rhomboid family intramembrane serine protease produces the protein MRQQRATAPRTKSAFLTRLTGPRQPVVTYVIIAICVLVFIAQSLPVIGSSVTGALQYAGIYSYPIAFQPWRLLTAVFAHASILHIALNMYTLWIFGIVLEPLLGRARYAVLFLLAGLAGSVGVLLMAQPNVAVVGASGAIFGMMSALLIIQRHLGGPITQLLVLVGINLVISFLPGMGIAWQAHVGGLVGGAIVGFIYTQTRQRSRRTLQIALLCALAVVLVLVGVWPIFAA, from the coding sequence ATGCGGCAGCAGCGCGCGACGGCGCCGCGCACGAAGTCGGCGTTCCTGACCCGTCTCACCGGCCCGAGGCAGCCGGTGGTGACGTATGTGATCATCGCGATCTGCGTGCTGGTGTTCATCGCGCAGTCGTTGCCGGTGATCGGATCGTCGGTCACGGGCGCCCTGCAGTACGCGGGGATCTACTCGTACCCGATCGCGTTTCAGCCGTGGCGGTTGCTGACTGCGGTGTTCGCGCACGCGTCGATTCTGCACATCGCTCTCAACATGTACACGCTCTGGATCTTCGGGATCGTGCTCGAGCCGCTCCTCGGCCGTGCACGGTATGCGGTGCTGTTCCTGCTGGCTGGTCTGGCCGGCTCCGTCGGGGTGCTGTTGATGGCGCAGCCCAACGTCGCCGTCGTCGGAGCCTCCGGGGCGATCTTCGGGATGATGTCGGCATTGCTGATCATCCAGCGTCACCTCGGTGGGCCGATCACCCAGCTGCTCGTGCTCGTCGGAATCAACCTCGTGATCAGCTTCTTGCCCGGCATGGGCATCGCCTGGCAGGCGCACGTCGGCGGGCTCGTCGGCGGTGCGATCGTGGGCTTCATCTACACGCAGACGCGACAGCGTTCCCGGCGCACGCTGCAGATCGCTCTGCTGTGCGCGCTCGCCGTCGTGCTCGTGCTCGTCGGCGTGTGGCCGATCTTCGCCGCTTGA
- a CDS encoding peptidylprolyl isomerase codes for MSKHTAVATLHTNYGDIAVNLYGNHAPKTVRNFVGLATGEQEWTDPTTGATRSDSLYNGVVFHRIIPGFMIQGGDPIGTGTGGPGYRFDDEINPELDFTQPYMLAMANAGIQGGRGTNGSQFFITVGPTTWLQGKHTIFGEVADDESRRIVDKLASVPTDARDRPLDDVVIESVTVEQA; via the coding sequence ATGTCCAAGCACACCGCGGTGGCGACTCTGCACACCAACTACGGCGACATCGCCGTGAACCTGTACGGCAACCACGCACCGAAGACGGTGCGCAACTTCGTCGGCCTCGCCACGGGCGAGCAGGAGTGGACGGACCCGACCACAGGAGCGACCCGCTCGGACAGCCTGTACAACGGCGTCGTCTTCCACCGCATCATTCCGGGGTTCATGATCCAGGGCGGCGACCCGATCGGCACCGGGACGGGTGGGCCCGGCTACCGGTTCGACGACGAGATCAACCCCGAGCTCGACTTCACGCAGCCGTACATGCTCGCGATGGCGAATGCAGGCATCCAGGGCGGTCGAGGCACGAACGGTTCGCAGTTCTTCATCACCGTCGGGCCGACAACGTGGTTGCAGGGCAAGCACACCATCTTCGGCGAGGTCGCCGATGACGAGTCGCGCCGCATCGTGGACAAGCTCGCGAGCGTTCCGACCGACGCTCGCGACCGCCCGCTCGATGATGTCGTGATCGAATCCGTGACCGTCGAGCAGGCGTAG
- a CDS encoding DUF4175 domain-containing protein: protein MYGALWRVLPGPIWLRIIILIVLVAAVLYCLVTWVFPWVDSLLQTNEEGTVGA from the coding sequence ATGTACGGCGCGCTGTGGCGGGTGCTGCCAGGACCCATCTGGCTGAGAATCATCATCCTGATCGTTCTGGTGGCCGCGGTTCTGTACTGCCTGGTGACCTGGGTCTTCCCGTGGGTCGATAGTCTTCTGCAAACCAACGAGGAAGGGACCGTCGGCGCATGA
- a CDS encoding VOC family protein, with protein sequence MTLRMDNVGIVVEDLTAVIDFFAELGLELEGRTMVEGAWAGRVTGLGDQSVEIATMRTPGGDGRLELSRFISPAVVADHRRAPVNSLGYLRVMFEVDDIDDTLSRLGTHGAQLVSNDVVRYENVYRLCYLRGPEGLLIGLAQAIG encoded by the coding sequence GTGACGCTCAGAATGGACAACGTCGGGATCGTCGTCGAGGATCTCACCGCCGTCATCGACTTCTTCGCAGAACTCGGTCTCGAGCTCGAGGGCCGGACCATGGTCGAGGGCGCGTGGGCGGGCCGTGTGACCGGCCTCGGCGACCAGAGCGTCGAAATCGCGACCATGCGCACGCCAGGCGGTGACGGTCGTCTCGAGCTCTCCCGCTTCATCTCGCCTGCGGTGGTCGCCGACCATCGCAGGGCGCCAGTCAACTCGCTCGGCTATCTGAGGGTCATGTTCGAGGTGGACGACATCGATGACACCCTGTCACGACTCGGGACACATGGCGCGCAGCTGGTGAGCAACGACGTCGTGCGGTACGAGAACGTGTATCGGCTCTGCTACCTCCGTGGGCCAGAAGGACTCCTCATCGGCCTTGCGCAAGCGATCGGCTGA
- a CDS encoding cell division protein CrgA codes for MASKTRTKRSSRPDKDARSSEDAPNPVWFLPVMLGFMIVGLLWIVVFYVSGSQYPVPQLGAWNILIGFGIAFVGFLMTTRWR; via the coding sequence ATGGCATCCAAGACCCGCACCAAGCGTTCCTCACGACCGGACAAAGACGCCCGGTCGAGCGAAGACGCACCGAACCCGGTATGGTTCCTGCCGGTCATGCTCGGCTTCATGATCGTCGGGCTGCTCTGGATCGTCGTCTTCTACGTGAGCGGCAGCCAGTACCCTGTGCCTCAGCTCGGCGCGTGGAACATTCTCATCGGGTTCGGCATCGCGTTCGTCGGCTTCTTGATGACGACGCGCTGGCGCTGA
- a CDS encoding anthranilate synthase component II: MTRVLVIDNYDSFVYTLNGYLLELGADTDVVRNDAIAAEQLADVLAEYDAVLLSPGPGTPADAGVSVATVNAVLASGTPLLGVCLGHQAIAEAFGAVVTNAEELMHGKTSVVEHDGSPFYDGVRQGFTATRYHSLAVVDTTVPDELIVTARTPGGVIMGLRHREAPIYGVQFHPESVLTQDGYRMLANWLAVAGLDTAKERAKSLDPLLAAG, encoded by the coding sequence ATGACCCGCGTGCTCGTGATCGACAACTACGACAGCTTCGTGTACACGCTGAACGGTTACCTGCTCGAGCTCGGCGCGGACACCGACGTCGTGCGCAACGACGCGATCGCAGCAGAGCAGCTCGCAGACGTACTGGCGGAGTACGACGCGGTTCTCCTGTCTCCCGGGCCGGGGACTCCCGCGGACGCCGGAGTGTCGGTGGCGACCGTGAATGCCGTGCTGGCATCCGGAACCCCGCTGCTGGGCGTCTGTCTCGGGCATCAGGCGATCGCCGAGGCCTTCGGTGCCGTGGTGACGAATGCCGAAGAGCTCATGCACGGCAAGACGTCGGTCGTGGAACACGACGGCTCGCCGTTCTACGACGGGGTGCGCCAGGGGTTCACGGCGACGCGCTACCACTCGTTGGCCGTCGTCGACACGACGGTTCCCGATGAGCTCATCGTGACGGCACGCACGCCGGGCGGCGTGATCATGGGGCTGCGTCACCGTGAGGCGCCGATCTACGGCGTGCAGTTCCACCCCGAGTCGGTGCTCACCCAGGACGGTTACCGGATGCTCGCCAACTGGCTCGCCGTCGCCGGGCTCGACACCGCGAAGGAGCGCGCGAAGTCCCTCGACCCGCTTCTCGCCGCCGGCTGA
- a CDS encoding phosphotransferase family protein translates to MTRIAGGFANRLYRLDTDRGSFAVKQLNQFDRRSTYRADDVFRFERAAFAAGIPMPEPIAASDETLVHRWVEAERVPEAPVPDAYAFEVGEMLARIHALEVEWPDLTAEPASPRDWPELAARAVATGQPWADELASAVDAFLAIADFVDDCERPGPIVLTHRDVQPWNLLDRDGHPVLLDWELSGMLDLSGELGSTALSLSKGPGLDSIEPAIFRRVLDGYAAGGGMLPPPGPSWFVYLIGGWLGHVRWNIQRCLDGVERAGGPDLALSHESARGGVRGLPELFRRLPELEQLL, encoded by the coding sequence ATGACGCGCATCGCCGGTGGATTCGCGAACCGGCTGTATCGACTGGACACGGATCGCGGTTCATTCGCGGTGAAGCAACTCAACCAGTTCGACCGCCGCTCGACGTATCGTGCCGACGACGTCTTCAGGTTCGAGCGAGCGGCGTTCGCTGCGGGCATCCCGATGCCTGAACCGATCGCAGCGAGCGACGAGACTCTCGTGCATCGCTGGGTCGAGGCCGAGAGGGTGCCAGAGGCGCCCGTGCCAGATGCCTACGCCTTCGAGGTCGGCGAGATGCTCGCGCGCATCCACGCACTGGAGGTGGAATGGCCCGACCTGACCGCCGAGCCAGCGAGCCCACGGGATTGGCCCGAGCTCGCTGCGCGCGCTGTGGCGACAGGACAGCCGTGGGCCGACGAGCTGGCGTCGGCCGTCGACGCTTTTCTCGCGATCGCGGACTTCGTCGACGACTGCGAACGGCCCGGACCGATCGTGCTGACGCACCGGGACGTGCAGCCGTGGAACCTGCTCGATCGGGACGGGCATCCTGTGCTGCTCGACTGGGAGCTCTCAGGCATGCTCGATCTCTCCGGCGAGCTGGGCTCTACGGCGTTGAGCCTCTCGAAGGGTCCGGGCCTCGACAGCATCGAGCCCGCGATCTTCCGACGTGTTCTGGACGGCTACGCCGCGGGTGGTGGGATGCTGCCACCACCTGGCCCGAGTTGGTTCGTCTACCTGATCGGCGGCTGGCTCGGGCACGTGAGATGGAACATCCAGCGCTGCCTCGACGGCGTCGAACGTGCCGGCGGTCCCGATCTCGCACTGTCGCACGAGTCGGCTCGCGGCGGCGTGCGCGGTCTGCCCGAGCTCTTCAGACGGCTGCCAGAACTCGAGCAGCTGCTCTAG
- a CDS encoding pyrimidine dimer DNA glycosylase/endonuclease V yields the protein MRIWSVHPRFLDGKGLVACWRETLLAQAVLAGRTRGYTRHPQLVRFRAQADPISAIGAYLAGLADEADVRGYRFDRSRIDRPGTLDALVTVTDGQLAHEWGHLHEKLVGRSPEIAARWHDAVPEPHPLFRVVPGPVESWERPSPSQALSPLSRAV from the coding sequence ATGCGAATCTGGTCGGTGCATCCACGCTTTCTTGACGGGAAGGGCCTCGTGGCGTGCTGGCGAGAGACGCTGCTCGCCCAGGCGGTACTGGCGGGTCGCACCCGTGGCTACACCAGACACCCGCAACTGGTTCGCTTCCGAGCGCAGGCCGATCCGATCAGCGCCATCGGTGCGTACTTGGCCGGCCTGGCGGACGAAGCCGATGTACGCGGCTACCGCTTCGATCGGTCTCGGATTGACCGGCCCGGCACCCTGGACGCGCTCGTCACGGTCACGGATGGTCAGCTCGCCCACGAATGGGGGCATCTCCACGAGAAGCTGGTCGGGCGAAGCCCGGAGATCGCGGCGCGTTGGCACGATGCCGTGCCCGAGCCTCATCCGTTGTTTCGCGTTGTCCCTGGCCCGGTCGAGAGCTGGGAGCGGCCAAGCCCGAGCCAAGCCCTCTCGCCGCTGTCGCGAGCCGTTTGA